The Thermodesulfobacteriota bacterium nucleotide sequence GGCGGGGGCCTCCGGGTGGTGAGCACCAAGAAGCAGGGCTCGGGCCTGCTCAAGACTCTGGTGGAGGCCAACGCCCTGCTCGTGCTTCCCGAGGATTGCGCCGGGGCCGCCCCGGGGGAGCGGGTGCGGGTGCAGCTCTACGACCTCTCCTTCCTGGACGGCGAGGAGCCGGGGCTCGGGGCGGCCGCCGAGCGGGCGGGGGCGGGCTAGCGCCGTGGTGGTGTGTCTCGTCTCGGGGCTCTCGGGCAGCGGGAAGACCACCCTGGTGGAGCGCCTGGTGCCGGCCCTGGCCCGGCGGGACGTGCCGGCCGCCACGGTGAAGCACCACCGGGGGCGCATCCAGGTGGACCGGGAGGGCAAGGACACCTGGCGGCACCGGCGGGCGGGGGCCCGGGCCACGTTCCTCGTGACCGAGGAGGAGGTGGCGGCGTTCTTCGACCGGCCCCCGGACCTCGACCCCGGCGATCTGGTGCGGCTTTGCCCGCCGGACGTGCGCATCCTGCTGGTGGAGGGCTTCAAGGGGCTGCGCGGCTACCCGCGCATCGAGGTGGTCCGACAGGGGGTGGAGAGGGAGTCCGCGTGGCCCGACGACGTGCTTTGCGCCGCTACCGACCTCGTCGGGTTGGAGGCGCCCTTCCCGGTGTTTCACCTCGACGACGCCGAGGGCATCGCGGACTACCTCGTGAAGAGTCTCCTGGCGACTTCTTCCTGAGGGCGACCGACCCGGCCGAGCTTTGCCACCTGCATGAGGGCGGCTACGCCGGGGTGGCCCTGGGGGCCGAGTTCTGCGCCCGCCGGCTCCCTCCGGCGCCCCAGGTGCGGGAGGCGGCCCGCCGCTGCCGGGAAGAAGGGCTTGCCTTCTCGCTCGTGACCCCGGTGGTGCGGGAGGGGGCGTGGGAAGAGGTCACCCGCTGGCTCTCGGAGCTCGCCCCGGCCCTGGAGGGAGACGAGTGGGCGGCCAACGACTGGGGGCTGCTGCGCTGGGCACGGGATGCCGGGCTCCCGCTGCGCCCCGTGGCGGGGCGGCTTCTGGGGCGCCAGCGCCGGGACCCCCGGGCACTGGAGCTCCTGCGGGTCTCCTCCCCCGAGGACGCCGCCGGGTTGCGGGGCAGCGCCTGGGACGACCCGCAGACGGCGGCCCTGCTCGCCGAGTTCGGGGTGGGGCGGGTGGAACTCGACCTGCTCCTGCAAGGGGTGCGGATTCCGGCCCTCCCCCCGGGCACCCAGGTGTCCCTGTGCGGGCCCTGGATTCCGGTGACGGTGGCGCCGTCGTGCCCCTGGACCCGGGACCCCCTGTCCTGCCCCCTGGCGTGCCGCAGCCTCCCCGCCGCGCAGCAGCAGTGCGGCGAGGAACCCCACCCCCTGTTCTCCCGGGGCAACGCGCTCTTCGTGCGGATCGACGAGATCCCCCCCGGCCGGGCCCTGGCGGCGGCGGGCGCCGACCGCCTGGTGTGGTCCCCCGAGCTCCCGGGGTAGGTCACGCCCCCACTCCCGAAGCCCAACCCCTTTCCCCCTCGAAATCCAGATCGGTATCGGCATCGGTATCGGTATCGATTCCGATGGGGATCGACCTGCGCCGCGGGCCGTGCGCTCTCCTCCTCCGCCCTCACTCCAGCCTGTAGGCGAACTCGGCGAAGAGGTGGAGCCTCTCGATGGTCCAGTGGCGCGGGAAGGGGGGAAGCGGCGCCCGCCGCACCGCTTCCACGGCTTCCCGGTCGAGGATGGGGCTGCCCGAGCTCTCCGCCACCTGCACTTCCTCCGCCGCGCCCTGCCCCAGGGTGAACCGCAGGAGGACCCGGCCCCCGCCCCCCGCGGCGAGGAGGGCTTCCTTCCAGCGCCAGGTGCGGTCGATGGAGGCCTGCACCTGCTCCAGGTACCCCCGGTACCGGACGTCGGCTTCTCCCAGGGCGAGGGTGGCTTCCCGCACGCCCTCGCCCGCGGGGTCGGGCAGGGCGGCCGTGGGACGCAGATCGGCCGCCCGGGGCATGAGGTCGGTCCAGGCCAGCTGGGGCGGCGGCGCCGGGGCCGCCGGCGGTTCCGGCGCGGCCTCGGGAGCAGGGAGGGGTGCGGCCGCCGGAGGGAGCGCGGCGGCGGGCGGGGGCGCCGGCTCGGGAGGCGCCGGCCCGTCGGGAGCGGCGGGAGTCGGGGGTGCGGGCTCGGGTGCCGCGGCCACGGGGTCGGGCGGCCCGGGCGAGGGAAGGGTTTCGGGCCGGCGCGTCGGCTCCACGGGCACCGCCGCGGGCGGGGCAGCCTCCTCCTGCACGCCGGAGGCCTCCAGGGGTGTGCCGCCGCCCTGGCCCGGGGTGGGAAGATACTCCACTACCACGGGCAGGGGGTCGGGTCTGTCGGCCTCCCGCGCCGGCCGGGGGGTCCACGCGATCCCACCGTGGAGCGCCGCGGACAGGGCCAGGGCGAGGATCGGGGGGAGGACGTTGCGGCGGTAATCCATCGGGGGTCAGGCCAGGCGGCGCGTCGCGTCCAGGAGATCCCGAAACCGGTGAAACTCCTCGCCGATCT carries:
- the mobB gene encoding molybdopterin-guanine dinucleotide biosynthesis protein B; the protein is MVVCLVSGLSGSGKTTLVERLVPALARRDVPAATVKHHRGRIQVDREGKDTWRHRRAGARATFLVTEEEVAAFFDRPPDLDPGDLVRLCPPDVRILLVEGFKGLRGYPRIEVVRQGVERESAWPDDVLCAATDLVGLEAPFPVFHLDDAEGIADYLVKSLLATSS
- a CDS encoding TonB family protein, encoding MDYRRNVLPPILALALSAALHGGIAWTPRPAREADRPDPLPVVVEYLPTPGQGGGTPLEASGVQEEAAPPAAVPVEPTRRPETLPSPGPPDPVAAAPEPAPPTPAAPDGPAPPEPAPPPAAALPPAAAPLPAPEAAPEPPAAPAPPPQLAWTDLMPRAADLRPTAALPDPAGEGVREATLALGEADVRYRGYLEQVQASIDRTWRWKEALLAAGGGGRVLLRFTLGQGAAEEVQVAESSGSPILDREAVEAVRRAPLPPFPRHWTIERLHLFAEFAYRLE